From a region of the Nothobranchius furzeri strain GRZ-AD chromosome 12, NfurGRZ-RIMD1, whole genome shotgun sequence genome:
- the LOC129157313 gene encoding spectrin alpha chain, non-erythrocytic 1-like has translation MSDLSAYGSSIQALKEQAQSCRDLKANESRLRDINKVASELESEGLMAEEAPMVQAQQQEHLGSAPGKDEADSNTASPWKTVRLGVQTTANFNSIKVRGSSSLPV, from the exons atgtcggacctgtcggcttacggcagcagcatccaggccctgaaggagcaggcccagtcctgcagg gacctgaaggccaacgagtcccgcctgagggacatcaacaaggtggcatctgaactggagtcagaaggtttgatggctgaggaggctcctatggttcaggctcag caacaagaacatctgggttctgctcctggaaag gatgaagccgactctaacacggcatcaccctggaag accgtacggttgggcgttcagacgacggctaactttaattccatcaaggtaagaggaagctcttcccttcctgtctga
- the LOC129157303 gene encoding gastrula zinc finger protein XlCGF57.1-like — protein MEGAHIHLKEETDAARFPFTVASIKSEDDKEKPLFSQLHQKQIEDRDVSTSSSADQTTAETGGVETSRNPVLNPHELTPHSSETDVGDDDGDHATLDSGLSDSGSETGDRDNDWNENRCSESDFRTANMSFSNRTLLNSHMRFHTGQKPFPCEFCGNRFSFNSTLNTHMGVSTGQKPFACELCEMRLSQKTHLNIHMRVHTGEKPFACELCGNRFSKKGSLNTHMRVHTGEKPFACELCGRRFSRKTNLNKHMRVHTGQKPFACELCWSRFSEKGHLNRHMRVHTGQKPFACELCGSRFSEKGHLNRHMRVHTGEKPFACELCGSRFSEKGPLNTHMRVHTGEKPFACELCGSRFSQKTHLNAHMRVHTGEKPFACELCGSRFSEKGHLNRHMRVHTGEKPFACELCGNRFSEKGSLNTHMRVHN, from the coding sequence ATGGAAGGGGCGCATATacatttgaaggaggagactgatgctgccaggtttccattcactgttgcttctataaagagtgaggatgataaaGAGAAGcctctgttctcacagcttcatcagaagcaaatagaagacagagatgtttcaaccagcagctcagctgaccagacgacagcagaaactggtggagtagAAACTAGCCggaacccagttctgaaccctcatgaactgaCTCctcattcttcagagactgatgttggagatgatgatggtgatcatgCAACTCTAGACTCTgggctgtcagactctgggtctgaaactggagaccgagacaatgactggaatgagaaTAGGTGTTCTGAGTCAGATTTTAGGACTGCCAACATGTCCTTTAGTAATAGGACacttttaaacagtcacatgagattccacacaggacagaagccttttcctTGTGAGTTCTGTGGGAATAGATTTAGCTTTAATtcaactttaaacacacacatgggagtcagcacaggacagaagcctttcgcctgtgagctctgtgaaatgAGATtaagccaaaagacacatttaaacattcacatgagagtccacacaggagagaagccctttgcttgtgagctctgtgggaatagatttagtaaaaagggaagtttaaacactcacatgagagtccacacaggagagaagccctttgcttgtgagctctgtgggaggagatttagccgaaagacaaatttaaacaaacacatgagagtccacacaggacagaagccctttgcttgtgagctctgttggAGTAGATTTAGTGAGAAGGGACATTTAAACaggcacatgagagtccacacaggacagaagccctttgcttgtgagctctgtgggagtAGATTTAGTGAGAAGGGACATTTAAACaggcacatgagagtccacacaggagagaagccctttgcttgtgagctctgtgggagtAGATTTAGTGAGAAGGgacctttaaacacacacatgagagtccacacaggagagaagccttttgcttgtgagctctgtgggagtagatttagccaaaagacacatttaaacgctcacatgagagtccacacaggagagaagccctttgcttgtgagctctgtgggagtAGATTTAGTGAGAAGggacatttaaacagacacatgagagtccacacaggagagaagccctttgcttgtgagctctgtgggaatagatttagtgaaaagggaagtttaaacacacacatgagagtccacaattga